One Sphingobium sp. CAP-1 genomic region harbors:
- a CDS encoding nuclear transport factor 2 family protein, which produces MDSKAQILAIEAIKSLKARYFRAMDSKDWAGLAAVFTADLIADFRDATPERNEAMLIQGAEPYLAMLTPMLGPVVTVHHGHMPEIHVENNDHAHGIWAMEDWLWPAEGARLPFRWLHGWGHYHERYRRVDGAWRIASIRLTRLRVEQG; this is translated from the coding sequence ATGGACAGTAAAGCGCAAATTCTGGCGATCGAAGCCATCAAATCGCTCAAGGCCCGCTATTTCCGCGCCATGGACAGCAAGGACTGGGCGGGACTGGCGGCGGTCTTTACCGCTGATCTGATCGCCGATTTCCGCGATGCGACGCCGGAACGGAACGAAGCCATGCTGATCCAGGGCGCGGAGCCTTATCTCGCGATGCTGACGCCGATGCTCGGCCCGGTCGTCACCGTGCATCATGGCCATATGCCCGAAATCCATGTCGAGAATAACGATCATGCCCATGGCATCTGGGCAATGGAGGACTGGCTATGGCCAGCCGAGGGCGCGCGCCTGCCTTTCCGCTGGCTGCATGGCTGGGGCCATTATCATGAACGCTATCGCCGCGTCGATGGCGCATGGCGGATCGCATCGATCCGCCTGACCCGGTTGCGCGTGGAACAGGGCTGA
- a CDS encoding sugar phosphate isomerase/epimerase family protein: MLSTDLGLSSASFLHVPLLDRLAPARDAGFRGLSLTPDDILSLEAQGISAADIGARIRDHGLAIREVDCIGCWLPSHHQAGDDRPMAALLRSLTPERAIEAAARIGAPSVTVVDMMDVTPSLDEAAAAFAWLCDLAARHGLKAHIEFMPFGGIPDLASAWAIVQAANRPNGGLTIDSWHFFRSGSSFDLLATISGDRIHCVQINDAPAQPGADLMAETMSSRLVPGEGSFDLPRFIRTLDATGCTAPVSVEIFSSETASKPMAEVIRHWPGATHAVIQQARNR; the protein is encoded by the coding sequence ATGCTCTCCACCGATCTGGGATTGTCCAGCGCATCCTTCCTGCATGTACCGCTGCTGGACCGGCTCGCGCCCGCGCGCGACGCCGGATTCCGGGGGCTGTCGCTGACGCCTGACGACATACTATCGCTGGAAGCGCAGGGGATATCCGCCGCTGACATCGGCGCGCGCATCAGGGATCATGGCCTTGCCATCCGCGAAGTCGACTGCATCGGCTGCTGGCTGCCCTCGCACCACCAGGCGGGCGACGACCGGCCAATGGCTGCGCTGCTGCGGTCGCTGACCCCCGAACGGGCCATAGAAGCAGCGGCGCGCATCGGGGCGCCGTCCGTCACCGTGGTCGACATGATGGATGTAACGCCTTCCCTTGACGAGGCCGCCGCAGCCTTTGCCTGGCTTTGCGATCTCGCCGCACGCCACGGCCTGAAAGCGCATATCGAGTTCATGCCCTTTGGCGGCATTCCCGACCTCGCCAGCGCCTGGGCGATTGTGCAGGCGGCCAACCGGCCCAATGGCGGCCTGACGATCGATAGCTGGCATTTCTTCCGCAGCGGATCGTCCTTTGACCTGCTCGCAACCATATCGGGGGATCGGATCCACTGTGTCCAGATCAACGACGCGCCCGCACAGCCCGGCGCCGATCTGATGGCAGAAACCATGTCCAGCCGGTTGGTGCCGGGCGAGGGCAGCTTCGACCTGCCCCGCTTCATCCGCACGCTGGACGCGACCGGCTGCACGGCCCCCGTCTCGGTCGAGATATTCTCCAGCGAAACAGCATCCAAACCCATGGCAGAGGTCATCCGGCACTGGCCCGGCGCAACCCATGCCGTCATCCAACAGGCAAGGAACCGATAA
- the cas2 gene encoding CRISPR-associated endonuclease Cas2 yields MFDLPVTTKEQARAATKFREFLLDEGFEKSQFSVYARFCNGKEQFETYMRRVESHLPDHGDVHILSFTDRQYENIVRFSGQRWRRQRKNPDQLALF; encoded by the coding sequence ATGTTCGACCTGCCCGTGACTACAAAAGAACAGGCGCGCGCAGCAACAAAATTTCGTGAATTTCTGTTGGATGAAGGCTTTGAGAAAAGCCAGTTTTCGGTCTATGCTCGCTTCTGCAACGGTAAGGAACAGTTCGAAACCTACATGCGGCGGGTCGAGTCGCACCTGCCGGATCATGGTGATGTACACATTCTCAGCTTCACGGACCGCCAATATGAAAATATCGTGCGATTTTCAGGGCAACGTTGGCGGCGGCAGCGCAAAAACCCGGATCAATTGGCGCTCTTCTGA
- a CDS encoding SDR family NAD(P)-dependent oxidoreductase, producing MSALNGKVALITGAGQGIGQGIALAMAREGVDLLLAGRTVEKVEETARLAKERGVRAIPVGCNVKAADDLARAVDTAARTLGGIDILVNNAQEVPLGLIDDVTDEAFTAGFESGPLASFRLMKLVHPLMAKRGGGTIFNFASSAGIRWDMAGYGCYGAIKQATRALTRAAASEWGRDNIRVLTIAPHAESPGLKWWIENNPEEAEAFFRTIPLGRVGRLEDDIGRAIVALCGSDLGYLTGTTIPLDGGQANFD from the coding sequence ATGTCCGCTTTGAACGGCAAGGTAGCCCTGATCACCGGCGCGGGGCAAGGGATCGGGCAGGGCATCGCCCTCGCCATGGCGCGCGAGGGGGTCGACCTGCTGCTCGCCGGCCGCACCGTCGAAAAGGTCGAGGAAACCGCCCGCCTGGCCAAAGAACGGGGCGTGCGTGCCATTCCGGTTGGCTGCAATGTGAAAGCGGCGGACGATCTTGCCAGGGCGGTCGATACAGCCGCGCGCACGCTTGGCGGCATCGACATATTGGTCAACAATGCACAGGAAGTGCCGCTCGGCCTGATCGACGATGTCACGGACGAAGCCTTCACCGCCGGTTTCGAGTCGGGACCGCTCGCCTCCTTCCGGCTGATGAAACTGGTTCACCCGCTGATGGCGAAGCGCGGCGGCGGCACTATTTTCAACTTCGCCTCCTCCGCCGGCATCCGCTGGGACATGGCAGGCTATGGCTGCTACGGCGCGATCAAACAGGCAACCCGCGCCCTCACCCGCGCCGCAGCATCCGAATGGGGGCGGGACAATATTCGCGTCCTCACCATCGCCCCCCATGCCGAATCGCCGGGCCTCAAATGGTGGATCGAAAACAACCCGGAGGAAGCGGAAGCCTTTTTCCGTACCATCCCGCTGGGTCGCGTCGGACGATTGGAGGACGATATAGGCCGCGCCATCGTCGCCCTGTGCGGGTCGGACCTTGGCTATCTGACCGGCACGACCATTCCACTCGATGGCGGACAGGCCAATTTCGACTGA
- a CDS encoding lipocalin-like domain-containing protein has translation MDDPFTQFVGAWQLVRWTTHRANGTDIFPFGRDALGQIIYSADGHMSCHLMMANRPALGVPSVYDVDDATLGQAIRAYSGYFGRYSGDARASIVTHHVEGAWYPDWIGSDQPRRFRFEGDRLFLEAESGTDLVRIEWCRESAPALKG, from the coding sequence ATGGACGATCCGTTCACGCAGTTTGTCGGCGCCTGGCAACTGGTGCGGTGGACCACGCATCGCGCCAACGGGACAGACATCTTCCCCTTTGGCCGCGATGCGCTGGGGCAGATCATCTATAGCGCCGACGGGCATATGAGCTGCCATCTGATGATGGCGAACCGCCCCGCGCTGGGCGTGCCGAGCGTCTACGATGTGGACGACGCCACGCTGGGTCAGGCGATCCGCGCCTATAGCGGCTATTTCGGCCGCTATAGCGGCGATGCACGCGCCAGCATCGTCACCCATCATGTCGAGGGCGCCTGGTATCCCGACTGGATCGGGTCGGATCAGCCCCGCCGCTTTCGCTTCGAAGGCGACCGGCTGTTCCTGGAGGCAGAGTCCGGGACCGACCTCGTTCGGATCGAATGGTGCCGCGAAAGCGCCCCGGCCTTAAAGGGCTGA
- a CDS encoding EthD domain-containing protein, which yields MEKIIVALWAPEGESREAYAARILASLPQALRAGGAQHIRLNVRDAEVMPADPLTQRWQAPQQTAVAQFWMPSSNRRFRGAVDAALASHSARFAAWLVCESTIIAPKAGSEPAQPGRSTGWAQASFISFRADMPREAAISHWHSHHTHVAIETQANVEYVQNLIVKPLTDDATAYDAFVEECFAVEAMTDQSAFFDAVGDANKLAANQKAMMDSCTAFIDFARIDIIPTSQFDFRYLDKA from the coding sequence ATGGAAAAGATCATTGTCGCCCTGTGGGCGCCTGAAGGCGAAAGTCGCGAAGCCTACGCCGCGCGCATTCTCGCCAGCCTGCCGCAAGCGCTGCGAGCAGGGGGCGCACAGCATATCCGGCTCAATGTGCGCGATGCAGAGGTGATGCCGGCGGACCCCCTCACCCAGCGTTGGCAGGCGCCGCAGCAGACGGCGGTAGCTCAGTTCTGGATGCCTTCGAGCAACCGACGCTTCCGGGGAGCAGTGGACGCGGCGCTGGCTTCTCATAGCGCACGCTTCGCCGCATGGTTGGTATGCGAGTCAACGATCATCGCCCCCAAGGCCGGTTCCGAACCGGCTCAACCCGGACGTAGCACTGGGTGGGCCCAGGCGAGTTTTATCAGTTTTCGTGCCGACATGCCGCGTGAGGCCGCGATCAGCCACTGGCATTCTCATCACACACATGTAGCCATCGAAACGCAGGCCAATGTCGAATATGTCCAAAATCTCATCGTCAAGCCGCTGACGGACGATGCCACCGCCTATGACGCCTTTGTGGAGGAATGCTTTGCGGTCGAGGCAATGACGGACCAGAGCGCGTTCTTTGACGCGGTCGGCGATGCGAACAAGCTTGCCGCCAATCAGAAAGCGATGATGGACAGTTGTACGGCCTTTATCGATTTCGCACGCATCGACATCATTCCCACATCGCAGTTCGATTTCCGCTATCTCGACAAGGCGTAG
- a CDS encoding nuclear transport factor 2 family protein, producing MSMDAMLAHYEIGRELTRFARAMDDRDWETLKAILTDDATADLGTGTLAGSDAIITLIRQYLDACGTSQHLLGNLIVEADGDSAISRSYVSDMHLGRDDAPEPNFRSLGDYHDRWRRIDGRWRLAERRKLNRALIGSMAVFG from the coding sequence ATGAGCATGGACGCCATGCTGGCCCATTATGAAATCGGCCGCGAACTCACCCGCTTCGCCCGCGCCATGGACGATCGCGACTGGGAAACGCTGAAGGCGATCCTGACCGACGATGCGACCGCCGATCTGGGCACCGGGACTCTTGCGGGCAGCGACGCGATCATCACATTGATCCGCCAATATCTCGACGCCTGCGGCACGAGCCAGCATCTGCTGGGCAATCTGATCGTGGAAGCGGATGGCGACAGCGCGATCAGCCGATCCTATGTCAGCGACATGCATCTGGGGCGGGACGACGCCCCGGAACCCAATTTTCGTTCGCTCGGCGACTATCATGACCGCTGGCGGCGGATCGACGGGCGCTGGCGGCTGGCGGAACGCCGCAAGCTCAACCGCGCCCTGATCGGATCGATGGCCGTTTTCGGCTGA
- a CDS encoding VOC family protein, whose translation MPVRTLDHVNIRTPDVPGTTAFFRDLLGLDARPAPGADHIDRGCWIHDPAGHPIIHIGPADAAYPSDAMHPFAPARGGGAVHHVALLCDDLVDMLDRLNHASRAVTRRDYPEAGLIQIFVQEANDILLELNFRKEAG comes from the coding sequence ATGCCTGTCCGCACACTCGACCATGTCAATATCCGCACGCCCGATGTGCCCGGCACCACCGCTTTCTTCCGCGATCTGCTGGGGCTGGACGCGCGCCCGGCGCCGGGCGCCGACCATATCGACCGGGGCTGCTGGATTCACGATCCGGCCGGGCACCCGATCATCCATATCGGCCCAGCCGACGCCGCCTATCCCAGCGACGCCATGCATCCCTTCGCCCCGGCACGGGGTGGCGGAGCAGTGCATCACGTCGCGCTACTATGTGACGATCTGGTCGACATGCTCGATCGTCTGAACCACGCCAGTCGTGCCGTTACACGCCGGGACTATCCCGAAGCCGGCCTGATCCAGATATTCGTCCAAGAGGCGAACGATATCCTCCTCGAACTCAATTTTCGCAAGGAGGCAGGCTGA
- the cas1 gene encoding type II CRISPR-associated endonuclease Cas1: MDRIVDIATDGRHLSAYRGFLIVSEDRAEVGRVPLDDVAAVIVHAHGVTWSTNLIVALAQRGAVMLLCGSNHAPVAVCLPLDGHHAQNSRMRAQWEAGKPLSKQLWRRIVIAKIRWQAAVLDAHGISASAFDLLARRVGSGDPDNVEAQAARRYWPLLMGEGFRRDRNADDINALLNYGYTVLRSLCARAVVASGLHPSIGVHHANRTNAFALADDLIEPFRPLVDALALRLVAHGIDSVTPEAKRAFAGLIALDLPGVDGRPPWRALRTGPPRAWRAPSRVGRRPTSFFPHPRPRSNWPDLMRCSHECEPVERISADVDFRDVRPARDYKRTGARSNKIS, encoded by the coding sequence ATGGACCGGATCGTCGATATTGCCACGGATGGCCGCCATCTGTCCGCCTATCGCGGCTTCCTCATCGTGTCGGAGGATCGCGCCGAAGTGGGCCGCGTGCCGCTCGACGATGTCGCGGCTGTCATCGTCCATGCCCATGGCGTCACCTGGTCCACCAATCTGATCGTCGCACTGGCGCAGCGCGGCGCGGTGATGCTGCTGTGCGGCAGCAACCATGCCCCAGTCGCCGTGTGCCTGCCACTGGACGGGCATCATGCCCAGAACAGCCGGATGCGCGCGCAATGGGAAGCGGGTAAACCCCTGTCCAAGCAATTGTGGCGCCGGATCGTTATCGCCAAGATCCGCTGGCAGGCGGCGGTGCTGGACGCCCACGGCATTTCCGCCTCCGCCTTCGACCTGCTCGCCCGGCGCGTAGGATCGGGCGACCCGGACAATGTCGAGGCGCAGGCGGCACGGCGTTACTGGCCGCTGCTGATGGGGGAGGGTTTTCGGCGCGATCGCAATGCGGATGATATCAATGCCCTACTCAACTATGGCTATACTGTGCTGCGATCACTGTGCGCGCGCGCCGTGGTCGCATCTGGCCTGCACCCGTCGATCGGCGTGCATCATGCCAACCGGACCAATGCCTTCGCCCTGGCTGACGATCTGATCGAACCGTTTCGACCGCTGGTCGATGCGCTCGCCTTGCGCCTGGTCGCGCACGGGATCGATAGCGTCACGCCTGAAGCCAAGCGCGCCTTTGCCGGACTGATCGCACTCGATCTGCCTGGGGTGGACGGTAGACCACCGTGGCGGGCGCTGCGAACCGGGCCGCCCAGAGCCTGGCGCGCGCCTTCCAGAGTGGGCAGGCGGCCGACATCCTTCTTCCCACACCCCCGTCCGCGCTCGAACTGGCCGGACTTGATGCGCTGCTCTCATGAGTGCGAGCCAGTTGAGCGGATATCGGCTGATGTGGATTTTCGTGATGTTCGACCTGCCCGTGACTACAAAAGAACAGGCGCGCGCAGCAACAAAATTTCGTGA
- a CDS encoding SDR family NAD(P)-dependent oxidoreductase, with protein MTGITHDYANTHVLVTGGTSGIGAATAAAYRAAGANVTITGTRGSAADYDADLSAYRYLRMDVEDGASIDAVAAALPRLDILINNAGMALPSIGLDEYEPEIFARAVNMLLVGAFRMARRTVDLLAQSPIEGGGSIISIASMSSFFGIPVVPGYGAAKTGLLGLTRTLAVEWGPRNIRVNAVAAGLTRSQMTAGTFAQDEWTAPTLARTPLGRLGEPKDIAGAILFLTSPAAAWITGQTLAVDGGYTVSG; from the coding sequence ATGACCGGCATCACTCACGACTATGCGAATACCCATGTCCTCGTGACCGGCGGTACCAGTGGCATTGGTGCGGCCACCGCCGCCGCCTATCGCGCGGCGGGCGCAAATGTCACCATCACTGGCACGCGCGGCAGCGCCGCCGATTATGACGCCGACCTGTCGGCCTATCGCTATCTGCGCATGGATGTGGAGGACGGCGCCAGCATCGACGCGGTCGCCGCAGCCCTGCCCCGGCTGGACATCCTCATCAACAATGCCGGCATGGCACTGCCCAGCATCGGCCTTGACGAATATGAACCGGAGATATTCGCCCGCGCGGTTAACATGTTGCTGGTCGGCGCCTTCCGCATGGCACGCCGCACCGTTGATCTGCTGGCGCAAAGCCCGATCGAGGGTGGCGGGTCGATCATCAGCATCGCATCGATGAGCAGTTTCTTCGGCATTCCCGTCGTGCCGGGCTATGGCGCGGCCAAGACCGGCCTGCTCGGCCTGACCCGCACGCTGGCGGTCGAATGGGGGCCGCGCAACATCCGCGTCAATGCCGTCGCCGCCGGTCTTACCCGCAGTCAGATGACGGCGGGCACTTTCGCGCAGGACGAATGGACCGCCCCTACCCTTGCCCGCACACCGCTCGGCCGACTGGGCGAGCCAAAGGACATTGCCGGGGCCATCCTGTTCCTCACCAGCCCCGCCGCCGCATGGATCACCGGCCAGACGCTGGCGGTGGACGGCGGCTATACAGTGTCGGGCTGA
- a CDS encoding Gfo/Idh/MocA family protein, whose amino-acid sequence MSKEGQPLGAVVVGTGFGLFTHVRALRDAGMEVRAIIGRDRERTARRAAPLGIPLASDDLEQVLANDPAIRLVTVATPPHAHYRPVMQAIAAGRAVMCEKPFARDLPQAREMLAAAEKAGIVHALGAEFRFDSAQALLRRVVKDGLIGDPLMFSRLYQQPGGDDDEPLADWWTDAAQGGGFLGAFGTHMIDQVLSTLGPITTVSAILSKLSTNRPAMTSDDYYNIQFVTKSGCRGVMEAAMTFPGPFVMATKVAGTKGAAWVQSGAAFGDPEEIWVKNEDGPRRIPMPPELVNPAPEPFGIAELIQTEMDRWHTQGFDVAPYAKLFGQMKARIEGRAPPLPDPGGDFRDAAAGQAVLDAARRSAAEGRWVEVEAI is encoded by the coding sequence ATGAGCAAGGAAGGGCAGCCCCTGGGCGCCGTCGTGGTGGGAACCGGCTTTGGCCTCTTCACCCATGTCCGCGCCCTGCGCGACGCCGGGATGGAGGTGCGCGCCATTATCGGCCGCGACCGCGAACGCACCGCCCGGCGGGCCGCGCCGCTCGGCATCCCGCTGGCGTCGGACGATCTGGAACAGGTGCTGGCGAACGACCCGGCGATCCGCCTCGTCACCGTCGCCACACCGCCCCATGCCCATTACCGGCCAGTGATGCAGGCCATCGCCGCCGGGCGAGCGGTCATGTGCGAAAAACCCTTCGCACGGGATTTGCCGCAGGCGCGCGAAATGCTGGCCGCCGCCGAAAAGGCGGGTATCGTCCATGCGCTGGGCGCCGAATTCCGCTTCGACAGCGCGCAGGCGCTGCTACGCCGGGTGGTGAAGGATGGGCTGATCGGCGACCCGCTGATGTTCAGCCGCCTCTATCAGCAACCCGGCGGTGACGATGACGAGCCGCTGGCCGACTGGTGGACCGATGCGGCGCAGGGCGGCGGCTTTCTGGGTGCATTCGGCACGCACATGATCGATCAGGTGCTGTCCACCCTGGGGCCGATCACCACCGTCAGCGCGATCCTGAGCAAGCTGTCGACGAACCGTCCCGCCATGACATCCGACGATTATTACAACATCCAGTTCGTCACGAAATCCGGCTGCCGCGGGGTGATGGAAGCGGCCATGACCTTCCCCGGTCCCTTCGTCATGGCGACCAAAGTGGCAGGTACGAAAGGCGCAGCATGGGTTCAGTCCGGCGCCGCCTTTGGCGATCCCGAAGAAATCTGGGTCAAGAATGAGGACGGCCCCCGCCGGATTCCCATGCCGCCCGAACTGGTCAATCCCGCCCCCGAACCTTTCGGCATTGCGGAACTGATCCAGACGGAAATGGACCGCTGGCACACGCAAGGTTTTGATGTTGCCCCCTATGCCAAGCTGTTCGGTCAGATGAAGGCGCGGATTGAGGGACGCGCCCCGCCTTTGCCTGATCCGGGCGGTGATTTTCGCGATGCGGCGGCTGGGCAGGCCGTGCTGGATGCCGCGCGGCGATCTGCGGCTGAAGGCCGCTGGGTGGAGGTGGAAGCGATATGA
- a CDS encoding FAD-binding protein, producing MSNWDKEVDILVVGSGAGGMLSALVGAHNRADVLIVEKADLWGGTSATSGGGIWIPGSDPAKAAGFEDNLDDAFTYLRALSADNVPDANIRAYVDNAAPMLRWVMANTPVQYMAFPYPDYHAENPGGSAQGFRTHLPMPLNGKPLGADIRKLRFASPAASLFGYLNWHFSETYELLYRSKGWIRNLVVNMSKYWLDMPFRLTSRKDRRLTLGNALTGGLRMALNQQNVPLWLGTPLRDLVRDNGKVTGAVVEKDGKPYRIGVRKGVVLAAGGYDKNQAMRDGNAPLYPAAQYSGGVTSNTGDSIRAGEAVGAGTLNMQSAWAAPVFHVPGEDRGRLCTIERALPGCIMVNQQGERYLNEAASYHIVGQQMARRQAEHGDASPSWMIFDHEYRHKFPMGPLYPLMPTFLHNRAVRSILKQGRSIEELAQKIGMAPAALSATVARFNTHAAKGQDPAFHRGVATYDKMYGDPRHGPNPCLRPLDKGPFYAMPIYPGDIGTNGGLLTNAHAQVVDAAGDAIPGLYAVGNNAASAMGESYPGAGVTIGPAMTFGYVAARHMTGGNA from the coding sequence ATGAGCAACTGGGACAAGGAAGTCGATATCCTCGTGGTGGGATCAGGCGCTGGCGGCATGTTGTCGGCGCTGGTCGGCGCCCATAATCGTGCCGATGTGCTGATCGTCGAAAAGGCGGATCTGTGGGGCGGCACGTCCGCCACATCGGGCGGCGGCATCTGGATTCCCGGCAGCGACCCCGCCAAAGCGGCAGGGTTCGAGGATAATCTGGATGACGCCTTCACCTATTTGCGGGCGCTGTCCGCAGACAATGTGCCGGACGCCAATATCCGCGCCTATGTCGACAATGCCGCGCCGATGCTGCGCTGGGTCATGGCCAACACGCCGGTCCAGTATATGGCCTTTCCCTATCCCGACTATCATGCCGAAAATCCAGGTGGGTCGGCGCAGGGATTCCGTACCCATCTGCCGATGCCCCTCAATGGCAAGCCGCTGGGCGCGGATATTCGCAAGTTGCGCTTTGCCTCGCCTGCGGCCAGCCTGTTCGGCTATCTGAACTGGCATTTCAGCGAGACCTATGAATTGCTCTACCGCTCCAAGGGGTGGATCAGGAATCTGGTCGTCAACATGAGCAAATATTGGCTCGACATGCCTTTCCGCCTGACATCCCGCAAGGACCGGCGACTGACGTTGGGCAATGCGCTGACCGGCGGGCTGCGCATGGCGCTCAACCAACAGAATGTGCCGCTGTGGCTGGGAACGCCGCTCAGGGATCTGGTGCGCGACAATGGCAAGGTGACGGGCGCGGTCGTGGAGAAGGATGGCAAGCCCTATCGCATTGGCGTGCGCAAGGGGGTCGTGCTGGCCGCGGGCGGCTATGACAAGAATCAGGCGATGCGCGATGGCAATGCGCCGCTCTATCCCGCCGCACAATATTCGGGTGGCGTGACCAGCAACACCGGCGACAGCATCCGTGCAGGCGAAGCGGTAGGCGCGGGAACGCTCAATATGCAGTCGGCCTGGGCGGCGCCGGTATTTCATGTGCCGGGCGAGGATCGCGGACGCCTCTGCACGATCGAGCGGGCGCTGCCGGGTTGTATCATGGTGAACCAGCAGGGGGAGCGCTACCTGAACGAGGCGGCATCTTACCATATCGTCGGTCAACAAATGGCGCGGCGGCAGGCGGAACATGGCGATGCATCACCAAGCTGGATGATCTTCGATCATGAATATCGACACAAATTCCCGATGGGGCCGCTCTATCCGCTGATGCCGACCTTTCTGCATAACCGGGCCGTACGGTCGATCCTGAAGCAGGGGCGATCGATCGAGGAACTGGCGCAGAAGATCGGCATGGCCCCGGCCGCGCTGTCCGCGACGGTCGCGCGTTTCAACACGCATGCGGCGAAGGGCCAAGACCCCGCATTCCACCGGGGCGTGGCCACCTATGACAAAATGTATGGCGATCCGCGCCATGGGCCGAACCCCTGCCTGCGACCGCTGGACAAAGGACCGTTCTACGCGATGCCGATCTATCCGGGCGATATCGGCACCAATGGTGGTTTGCTGACCAATGCGCATGCGCAGGTGGTCGATGCGGCGGGCGATGCGATCCCAGGCCTTTATGCGGTGGGTAACAATGCGGCATCGGCCATGGGCGAAAGCTATCCGGGGGCGGGCGTCACCATAGGTCCGGCCATGACCTTCGGCTATGTCGCGGCGCGACATATGACCGGCGGAAACGCCTGA
- a CDS encoding SDR family oxidoreductase, translating to MSRITVITGAASGIGAATVERLRQTGQRVIGVDLRNADIEADLGNAAGRAHMVAEVARLAPDGIDAVLAGAGISRGDMPRETIAINYFGAVATLEGLRPMMAKSARPRAVAICSTAAFLPSSKTVVDLCLAGDEAGALDAMTADPQSAYSTSKNALSRWLRCTATQAEWAGAGILLNGIGPGVVTTPMTAPLLEQPDMVKLIGQSNPIAVRDYAGPGEIAELIDFLLGMENHYLLGQIIFIDGGSDAILRPELI from the coding sequence ATGAGCCGCATCACCGTTATCACCGGCGCCGCATCGGGTATCGGCGCCGCCACCGTCGAACGGCTGAGGCAGACAGGCCAACGGGTGATCGGCGTCGACCTGCGCAACGCCGATATCGAAGCGGATCTGGGGAATGCTGCCGGCCGCGCGCACATGGTGGCGGAGGTGGCCCGGCTGGCCCCCGATGGCATCGACGCCGTGCTGGCAGGCGCCGGGATATCGCGGGGCGACATGCCGCGCGAAACCATCGCCATCAACTATTTCGGTGCGGTCGCGACGCTGGAGGGGCTGCGGCCGATGATGGCGAAGTCCGCGCGCCCTCGTGCCGTCGCCATCTGCTCCACCGCCGCCTTCCTGCCATCCAGCAAGACGGTGGTCGACCTCTGCCTCGCCGGGGATGAAGCCGGCGCGCTCGACGCCATGACCGCCGATCCGCAAAGCGCCTATTCAACCTCCAAAAACGCCCTGTCCCGCTGGCTGCGTTGCACCGCCACTCAGGCCGAATGGGCCGGCGCGGGCATATTGCTGAACGGCATCGGGCCGGGCGTGGTCACAACGCCGATGACGGCACCGCTGCTGGAACAGCCCGACATGGTGAAGCTGATCGGCCAGAGCAATCCGATCGCCGTCAGGGACTATGCCGGACCCGGCGAGATTGCCGAGCTGATCGATTTCCTGCTGGGCATGGAAAATCACTATCTGCTGGGCCAGATCATCTTCATCGATGGCGGCAGTGACGCGATCCTGCGGCCTGAACTCATCTGA